A genomic segment from Streptomyces sp. NBC_01233 encodes:
- a CDS encoding ectoine synthase, producing the protein MIVRDIESVKTVEWGNGLSRRFLLAEDGLGYSLTDTTVLAGTKSRLEYVNHLEACYCIEGSGEVIELDGTSHEIVPGRMYALDQHDAHFLVASPHEDLRLVCVFSPALRGDEVHSLDAHSSSAY; encoded by the coding sequence ATGATCGTTCGTGACATCGAGTCCGTGAAGACCGTCGAGTGGGGCAACGGCCTCAGCCGCCGCTTCCTCCTGGCCGAGGACGGCCTGGGCTACTCGCTCACCGACACCACCGTCCTGGCCGGCACCAAGTCCCGCCTGGAGTACGTCAACCACCTGGAAGCCTGCTACTGCATCGAGGGCTCCGGCGAGGTCATCGAGCTCGACGGCACCTCGCACGAGATAGTCCCGGGCCGGATGTACGCCCTCGACCAGCACGACGCCCACTTCCTCGTCGCCAGCCCGCACGAGGACCTGCGCCTGGTCTGCGTGTTCTCGCCGGCGCTGCGCGGCGACGAGGTCCACAGCCTCGACGCCCACAGCTCCTCCGCCTACTGA
- a CDS encoding acyl-CoA dehydrogenase family protein, which produces MIRWNADQADLREGLESWGDALSADHIELDEQSAFSQDKWKLVQKTGILSLPFDEDYGGLGQSLLTTMYVLEGLGEYNRDSGLSFSVTTSLCSTGIPLQQFGTVEQKERWLPRICSGEAIGAHAITEAEGGSDAMAMTTRAVRDGDDFVINGSKAFVSNGPVADVIVVYARTHPDGGPLGTTAFLVDRDSPGLSAGRPVKKMGLRTSPLSELFFDDVRVPRSAVLGRVGGGFLVLDHVMKREILFSFIVNVGEMQHRLERCVDYAKTRKSFGKAIGSYQTIANKIVDTKIQLETARKWLYDTGEKLEAGENVTVDLAIAKLVTSESNLATSITAVQIFGGHGYMSEFGLEQDVRNALGGTIYSGTNEIQYNRIASMLGLGLGK; this is translated from the coding sequence GTGATCCGTTGGAACGCCGACCAGGCAGATCTGCGCGAAGGCCTGGAGTCGTGGGGAGACGCACTCAGCGCAGACCACATCGAACTCGACGAGCAGTCCGCCTTCTCGCAGGACAAGTGGAAGCTCGTGCAGAAGACCGGGATCCTGTCGCTGCCCTTCGACGAGGACTACGGAGGCCTCGGGCAGTCGCTCCTGACCACCATGTACGTGTTGGAGGGCCTCGGCGAGTACAACCGTGACTCGGGCCTGAGCTTCTCGGTCACCACGTCCCTGTGCTCCACCGGAATCCCGCTCCAGCAGTTCGGCACCGTGGAGCAGAAGGAGCGCTGGCTGCCGCGGATCTGCTCGGGCGAGGCGATCGGCGCCCACGCGATCACCGAGGCCGAGGGCGGCTCGGACGCCATGGCGATGACCACCCGGGCCGTGCGTGACGGGGACGACTTCGTCATCAACGGCAGCAAGGCCTTCGTCAGCAACGGACCGGTCGCGGACGTGATCGTGGTCTACGCCCGGACCCACCCGGACGGGGGCCCGCTGGGGACGACGGCGTTCCTGGTGGACCGCGACAGCCCCGGGCTGAGCGCCGGCAGGCCCGTCAAGAAGATGGGGCTGCGGACCTCTCCGCTGAGCGAACTGTTCTTCGACGATGTACGGGTGCCCAGGAGCGCGGTGCTCGGCAGGGTCGGAGGCGGGTTCCTGGTTCTGGACCACGTGATGAAACGGGAGATCCTCTTCTCCTTCATCGTCAACGTGGGCGAGATGCAGCACCGGCTGGAGCGGTGTGTCGACTACGCGAAGACGCGCAAGTCCTTCGGAAAGGCGATCGGTTCGTACCAGACGATCGCCAACAAGATCGTCGACACGAAGATCCAGCTGGAGACCGCCCGCAAGTGGCTCTACGACACCGGGGAGAAGCTGGAGGCGGGCGAGAACGTCACCGTGGACCTGGCCATCGCCAAGCTCGTCACGAGCGAGAGCAACCTGGCCACCAGCATCACCGCCGTGCAGATCTTCGGCGGCCACGGCTACATGTCGGAGTTCGGCCTGGAGCAGGACGTGCGCAACGCGCTGGGCGGCACGATCTACTCGGGGACGAACGAGATCCAGTACAACCGCATCGCCTCGATGCTGGGGCTGGGGCTGGGCAAGTGA
- a CDS encoding N-(5'-phosphoribosyl)anthranilate isomerase — translation MSTVRPLSQTLLKVCGATQPRDIEAAAAAGADCVGLWHGVPGGPSELALDGLAALVAAARPAGLLPVLVTFLADPGELDRIVRGTGVAWVQLHAYQPPAVVRALREALPAEVGLVKVLHVDEGGGCVERPLIGAYERAGTDLFLLDTATGDGRIGSTGACLDPVRLTALLPRLTRPFLLAGGLTPANRPAYEAVVGHSGFRGIDVDTAARDRATGRFGVPEIAALARAWRTGTPRTAGTSRTTGTSRTTGISRTTGTSRAAGTDLPAGTAGAAVPDLPRLELSR, via the coding sequence GTGAGCACCGTGCGCCCGCTGTCCCAGACGCTGCTGAAGGTCTGCGGGGCCACGCAACCCCGCGACATCGAGGCGGCGGCGGCCGCCGGGGCGGACTGCGTCGGGCTCTGGCACGGCGTACCCGGCGGCCCGTCGGAACTCGCTCTGGACGGGCTCGCCGCCCTTGTGGCGGCGGCCCGGCCGGCCGGGCTCCTGCCGGTCCTGGTGACGTTCTTGGCCGACCCCGGCGAACTGGACCGGATCGTGCGGGGCACCGGTGTCGCCTGGGTCCAGCTCCACGCCTACCAGCCGCCGGCCGTCGTACGGGCGCTGCGCGAGGCGCTGCCGGCGGAGGTCGGCCTCGTCAAGGTGCTGCACGTCGACGAGGGGGGCGGCTGTGTGGAGCGCCCGCTGATCGGTGCGTACGAGCGGGCGGGCACCGATCTCTTCCTCCTCGACACCGCCACCGGGGACGGCCGGATCGGCAGTACCGGCGCCTGCCTGGATCCGGTCCGTCTCACGGCGCTGCTGCCCCGGCTCACCCGTCCCTTCCTCCTGGCCGGCGGTCTGACCCCGGCCAACCGCCCCGCCTACGAGGCGGTCGTCGGCCACAGCGGATTCCGCGGCATCGACGTGGACACGGCGGCGCGCGACCGGGCGACGGGCCGCTTCGGCGTCCCGGAGATCGCCGCCCTGGCCCGTGCCTGGCGCACCGGCACCCCCCGCACCGCCGGCACCTCCCGCACTACCGGCACCTCCCGCACTACCGGCATCTCTCGCACCACCGGCACCTCTCGCGCCGCCGGCACCGACCTCCCCGCCGGCACCGCCGGCGCTGCCGTCCCCGACCTTCCCCGACTGGAGCTCTCGCGATGA